The Rhododendron vialii isolate Sample 1 chromosome 5a, ASM3025357v1 genome contains a region encoding:
- the LOC131327603 gene encoding uncharacterized protein LOC131327603 has protein sequence MHLIVGKKEHLAPSDRNDFGEESSQSKQVTPPVTPASPTSVSAGPKVPPYVPKAPFPSCLNAPSPFPKRGASMEDTLEVFKQVNVNIPLIDAIKQILTSAKFLKDLCTQKRRSRTNVSKKVLLTEQVSSIFQSDAPLKLQDPSTSTIDIVIGRHAIKRALLDLGASVNLIPYSVYEQLGLVELKPASVTLQLVDRSIKMPRGVVEDNLVKVNNFYFSADFIVLDTEPVQTLKKQTLIILDHPFLATANANIHVRSREMEVTFRNMTLKLNVYKAAKHPPLEEDCFAVDVVEDLVEEALPYVLTDDPLAICLAHFGYEEYDIDQSIEEVSLLLNNSPPKWTAQFEPLPALSDETATPSIEAPPKLELKPLLAHLKYVFLGTDDTLLVIIASDLSVTQEGQLVEILKVV, from the exons ATGCACTTAATCGTAGGGAAGAAG GAGCATTTGGCTCCCTCCGACCGCAATGACTTTGGGGAGGAGAGTTCACAGAGTAAACAAGTAACCCCTCCAGTCACACCTGCATCACCCACTTCTGTGTCAGCAGGTCCTAAGGTGCCACCCTATGTGCCTAAAGCCCCGTTTCCATCATGTTTGAATGCACCATCTCCTTTTCCTAAGAGGGGAGCATCTATGGAGGATACCCTTGAGGTATTCAAGCAAGTAAACGTTAACATCCCACTCATAGATGCCATCAAACAAATCCTAACTTCTGCAAAATTTCTGAAGGACCTTTGCACTCAAAAGAGGAGAAGCCGAACCAATGTGTCTAAAAAGGTCCTTCTCACCGAGCAAGTGAGCTCTATTTTTCAGTCTGACGCTCCCCTTAAGCTGCAAGATCCTAGTACCTCAACTATTGATATAGTCATTGGGAGGCATGCCATAAAGCGCGCACTTTTAGACTTAGGGGCTAGTGTCAACTTAATTCCATACTCAGTGTATGAACAATTGGGGCTTGTGGAGTTGAAGCCCGCGTCGGTTACCTTGCAATTAGTTGATAGATCCATTAAGATGCCACGTGGAGTAGTTGAGGACAATCTCGTCAAGgttaataatttttacttttcggCTGATTTTATAGTCCTTGACACAGAACCAGTGCAAACCCTCAAAAAGCAGACTTTGATTATTCTTGACCATCCTTTCTTAGCAACCGCGAATGCTAATATTCATGTGAGGAGTAGAGAGATGGAGGTGACCTTTAGGAACATGACCCTTAAGCTTAATGTTTATAAGGCCGCGAAACACCCTCCACTGGAGGAAGACTGCTTCGCAGTCGATGTCGTGGAGGACTTGGTGGAGGAGGCATTGCCTTATGTTTTGACCGATGACCCGTTGGCCATTTGTTTGGCACACTTTGGGTATGAGGAGTATGATATCGATCAGTCCATCGAGGAGGTGAGTCTGTTACTTAATAATTCACCTCCAAAGTGGACAGCACAGTTTGAACCTCTTCCCGCACTTTCTGATGAGACCGCCACTCCGTCTATTGAGGCTCCACCGAAACTTGAGTTGAAGCCACTTCTGGCTCATCTCAAGTACGTGTTTCTAGGTACCGATGACACTCTTCTGGTTATTATTGCGTCTGACCTTTCTGTCACACAGGAGGGTCAATTGGTTGAGATACTTAAAGTAGTATAA
- the LOC131326619 gene encoding uncharacterized protein LOC131326619 translates to MKKTIRREWLLNVSENKVYRAKRKALKLIRGDHRGQYARLWDYCEMVRIQNPSSTAKIKVDTESLPKGGPVFERIFISYDGQLRGFLSGCRPIIGLDACFLKGSFGGQLMHAVARDANNQMFPLTFAVVESKTKASWTWFMGLLVNLIGDPEERGWCFVSDRQKGLIQTFAEFYPNVEHRYCIRHMYSNFSKVYKGKEWKDLMWKAASVYTVQEFKYHMNAIKEIDEGAYEYLMSEDPKTWARCMYGLMSKCNRMDNNTSKAFNQAIKDVKDEPILTMLESIRSYLMTRLQIRRQMCMGWEGTLCPRIRRRVEKTCKLMGECQVIYSGDKIYEVMTTLRTFVVDLNERTCTCRKWDVCGIPCQHGMAAIITDKSNPENFVDECFHISTFAKIYDFTIKPIPDQTMWVRKDLDPIEPPLFRVKSGRPRKTKRKGPDEPMNPTGGPSKGVKKYYACLKCRICKQPGHNSRTCPQKPSTTVEQEMAMAEDLEMIMAEEMIIAEKRGLVPCTSTGREKDNNTGNGRGAKVGKTGPSGGRGTGTKGRGGRGKVGGRGGGAKKTGRGGTMVVGGTGRGGDPAPNKGQVVVGGRGRGGSTPALLGVVIKERCQQNGGRNGKCQEPTIGKGKAPVIAKAKVPIPRFGGAEIVAPRVGLPNP, encoded by the exons ATGAAGAAAACAATTAGGAGGGAATGGTTGTTGAATGTTTCAGAGAACAAAGTGTATAGGGCAAAGAGAAAGGCACTTAAATTGATAAGGGGAGATCATAGAGGGCAATATGCCAGGTTGTGGGATTATTGTGAGATGGTTAGAATACAGAATCCAAGTAGTACTGCTAAAATTAAGGTGGATACAGAATCCTTGCCAAAGGGAGGACCAGTGTTTGAGAGGATTTTCATAAGTTATGATGGACAGCTGAGGGGATTTCTATCAGGTTGCAGACCTATAATTGGGTTAGATGCCTGTTTTTTAAAAGGTTCCTTTGGAGGTCAATTGATGCATGCAGTTGCAAGAGATGCCAACAATCAGATGTTTCCTTTAACATTTGCTGTTGTGGAGTCTAAAACAAAAGCTAGCTGGACTTGGTTCATGGGGTTGCTGGTAAATCTGATAGGAGATCCAGAGGAAAGAGGATGGTGCTTTGTCTCTGACAGGCAGAAG GGCTTGATACAAACATTTGCAGAGTTCTACCCTAATGTTGAACATAGGTACTGCATTAGGCACATGTActcaaatttctcaaaagtaTACAAGGGTAAAGAATGGAAAGACCTAATGTGGAAGGCAGCATCAGTGTACACAGTTCAAGAGTTTAAGTACCATATGAATGCCATTAAAGAAATTGATGAGGGTGCATATGAGTACTTGATGAGTGAAGACCCTAAGACATGGGCTAGGTGCATGTATGGGTTAATGTCAAAATGCAATAGAATGGACAACAACACTAGTAAAGCATTCAATCAAGCAATCAAAGATGTAAAGGATGAACCAATTCTGACCATGTTGGAAAGTATTAGAAGTTATCTCATGACAAGGTTGCAAATTAGGAGGCAAATGTGCATGGGCTGGGAGGGTACCCTATGTCCAAGGATTAGGAGAAGGGTTGAGAAAACTTGTAAGCTGATGGGGGAATGCCAGGTTATTTACAGTGGTGATAAGATTTATGAAGTAATGACTACACTCAGGACATTTGTTGTGGACTTAAATGAGAGAACCTGCACATGCAGGAAGTGGGATGTGTGTGGGATACCATGTCAACATGGAATGGCAGCAATCATCACTGACAAATCTAATCCTGAAAACTTTGTTGATGAGTGCTTCCATATTAGTACTTTTGCCAAGATATACGACTTCACCATCAAGCCAATTCCTGACCAAACAATGTGGGTTCGTAAGGACTTAGATCCTATAGAACCTCCTCTTTTTAGGGTCAAGAGTGGTAGACCAAGAAAGACTAAGAGGAAAGGGCCTGATGAACCAATGAATCCAACAGGAGGTCCCTCAAAAGGAGTCAAGAAGTATTACGCATGCCTCAAATGTAGAATTTGCAAGCAGCCAGGCCACAATTCTAGGACATGTCCTCAAAAACCAAGCACAACTGTTGAACAA gAAATGGCAATGGCAGAGGACTTGGAAATGATAATGGCAGAGGAAATGATAATTGCAGAGAAAAGAGGACTGGTTCCATGCACAAGTACTGGAAGGGAAAAGGACAACAACACTGGGAATGGTAGGGGAGCAAAAGTAGGAAAGACTGGTCCTAGTGGAGGAAGAGGAACAGGAACAAAAGGTAGAGGGGGGAGAGGGAAGGTTGGTGGTAGAGGAGGTGGTGCAAAAAAAACTGGTAGAGGTGGCACAATGGTGGTTGGAGGGACTGGTAGAGGTGGTGACCCTGCTCCAAACAAAGGACAAGTGGTGGTTGGAGGTAGAGGGAGAGGTGGAAGCACTCCTGCACTTCTTGGAGTTGTTATCAAAGAGAGATGTCAACAAAATGGTGGACGCAATGGAAAATGTCAAGAACCAACTATTGGGAAAGGTAAAGCACCAGTTATTGCAAAAGCCAAAGTGCCAATTCCAAGGTTTGGAGGTGCAGAAATTGTTGCCCCAAGGGTTGGTCTACCAAACCCATAG